In the genome of Deinococcus sp. YIM 134068, one region contains:
- the glgC gene encoding glucose-1-phosphate adenylyltransferase — translation MKPRVLGMILAGGQGSRLSPLTVKRSKPAVPFGSKYRIIDFAINNFMNSGMFSIYVLTQYKAQSLTEHIQRGWRFGTFLSDYFITLVPAQMYRLEELGPVWYRGTADAVYQNMHLIDNYDADYVAIFSGDHIYKMNVEHMLQKHIETRADLTIAAYPMPRSQAHQFGIMHVDERSRVTDFLEKPKDPPPIPGQPDMSLTSMGNYIFSRRALEELLETSMSGGEEGFDFGGDVIPRALSDGYNVMAYDFHRNPIPGQASPNLYWRDVGTLDAYYEANMDLVSVNPEFDIYNPDWPLRTSSEFSPPAKFVHESDGRKGQAFNSIMAGGTIISGGTVRDSVLGRAVRTHSHSLVESAVLFDNVEVGRHAHLRRVIVDKDVTIPPGTRIGLDPEEDRARGFTVTELGVTVVPKSYTF, via the coding sequence ATGAAGCCCAGAGTTCTCGGCATGATCCTCGCGGGCGGGCAGGGGTCCCGCCTCTCGCCGCTGACGGTCAAGCGGTCCAAGCCCGCCGTCCCCTTCGGCAGCAAGTACCGCATCATCGACTTCGCCATCAACAACTTCATGAACTCGGGCATGTTTTCCATCTACGTGCTCACCCAGTACAAGGCGCAGAGCCTCACCGAACACATCCAGCGCGGCTGGCGCTTCGGCACCTTCCTCAGCGACTACTTCATCACGCTCGTGCCCGCGCAGATGTACCGGCTCGAAGAACTCGGCCCAGTCTGGTACCGGGGCACCGCCGACGCCGTGTACCAGAACATGCACCTGATCGACAACTACGACGCCGATTACGTCGCCATCTTCAGCGGCGACCACATCTACAAGATGAACGTGGAGCACATGCTCCAGAAGCACATCGAGACGCGCGCCGACCTCACCATCGCCGCTTACCCGATGCCGCGCAGTCAGGCCCACCAGTTCGGCATCATGCATGTGGACGAGCGCAGCCGCGTCACCGATTTTCTGGAAAAGCCGAAGGACCCGCCCCCCATCCCCGGCCAGCCGGACATGAGCCTGACGAGCATGGGCAACTACATCTTCTCGCGCCGGGCGCTGGAGGAGTTGCTGGAGACGAGCATGTCCGGCGGCGAGGAGGGCTTCGACTTCGGTGGCGACGTGATCCCGCGCGCGCTGTCGGACGGTTACAACGTGATGGCCTACGACTTCCACCGCAACCCCATCCCCGGCCAGGCCAGCCCCAACCTGTACTGGCGCGACGTGGGAACGCTCGACGCCTACTACGAGGCGAACATGGACCTCGTGAGCGTCAATCCCGAGTTCGACATCTACAACCCCGACTGGCCCCTGCGGACGAGCAGCGAGTTCTCGCCCCCCGCCAAATTCGTCCACGAGAGCGACGGGCGCAAGGGGCAGGCCTTCAACTCCATCATGGCGGGCGGCACCATCATCAGCGGCGGCACGGTCCGCGACTCCGTGCTGGGCCGCGCCGTCCGCACCCACTCCCACTCCCTCGTCGAGAGCGCCGTCCTCTTTGATAACGTGGAGGTCGGACGCCACGCCCACCTCCGGCGCGTCATCGTCGACAAGGACGTGACCATCCCCCCCGGCACCCGCATCGGCCTCGACCCCGAGGAGGACCGGGCACGCGGTTTCACGGTGACTGAGCTGGGCGTGACGGTGGTGCCGAAGAGCTACACGTTCTGA
- a CDS encoding methylmalonyl-CoA mutase family protein: MKTKNEWMRSVYLPAAQKFPERKYNFKNLSDMDPEPIYTADDLGDWDAERDLGYPGEFPYTRGVQPSVYRGKLWTMRMFAGFGSAEQTNERFHALLRAGQTGLSTAFDLPTLMGYDSDHPFSKGEVGKCGVAVSSLADMEILFRGIDPEQVTTSMTINSPANAIWAMYIANAQKQGKDLSRIGGTIQNDILKEFIAQKEFIFPPSPSVKLVIDTFEWGPHVVPKFNFISVSGYHIREAGATGVQELAFTLADGFHYVEKALERGLDIDEFAPRISFFWDIHNDFFEEIAKLRAARRIWARQMQGRYGAKNPKSWMLRTHSQTAGVSLPAQQPLNNIARVAIQALAAVLGGTQSLHTDAYDEALALPTEEAATIALRTQQIIAFETGVAGVVDPLAGSYYVEKLTNDIEAAALGYIEQIRALGGVEAGIDLGFFQLEMAEAAYRYQREVETKNRIVVGVNDFVQDAVEVPIQLIDPEVERVQEARLAQVRRERDPKRAEAALEALRDAAVTGANTMPAFLECAHAYTTLGEQMDTLKRVYGEYVEPVLV, translated from the coding sequence ATGAAGACCAAGAACGAGTGGATGAGGAGCGTCTATCTCCCCGCCGCGCAGAAGTTTCCCGAGCGCAAATACAACTTCAAGAACCTGTCCGACATGGACCCCGAGCCGATCTACACGGCGGACGACCTGGGGGACTGGGACGCCGAGCGCGACCTGGGCTACCCCGGCGAGTTTCCTTACACGCGTGGGGTGCAGCCCTCCGTCTATCGCGGCAAGCTGTGGACCATGCGGATGTTCGCGGGCTTCGGAAGCGCCGAGCAGACGAACGAACGCTTCCACGCGCTGCTGCGGGCCGGGCAGACGGGCTTATCGACCGCCTTCGACCTCCCGACGCTGATGGGCTACGACTCCGACCACCCCTTCAGCAAGGGTGAGGTCGGCAAGTGCGGCGTGGCGGTGAGCAGCCTCGCGGACATGGAAATCCTGTTCCGGGGCATCGACCCCGAGCAGGTCACGACCTCCATGACGATCAACTCGCCCGCCAACGCGATCTGGGCCATGTACATCGCCAACGCGCAAAAGCAGGGCAAGGACCTGTCGCGGATCGGCGGCACCATTCAGAACGACATCCTCAAGGAGTTCATCGCGCAGAAGGAGTTCATCTTCCCGCCCTCCCCCTCCGTGAAGCTCGTGATCGACACCTTCGAGTGGGGGCCGCACGTGGTGCCCAAGTTCAACTTCATCTCGGTGAGCGGCTACCACATCCGCGAGGCGGGGGCGACGGGCGTGCAGGAACTCGCCTTCACCCTGGCCGACGGCTTTCACTACGTCGAAAAGGCGCTGGAGCGGGGGCTGGACATCGACGAATTCGCGCCGCGCATCTCCTTTTTCTGGGACATCCACAACGATTTCTTCGAGGAAATTGCCAAGCTGCGCGCCGCCCGCCGTATCTGGGCGCGGCAGATGCAAGGCCGCTACGGGGCGAAGAATCCGAAGTCGTGGATGTTGCGGACGCACTCGCAGACCGCCGGGGTGTCGCTGCCCGCGCAGCAACCGCTGAACAACATCGCCCGCGTGGCGATTCAGGCCCTCGCCGCCGTGCTGGGGGGCACCCAGAGCCTCCACACCGACGCCTACGACGAGGCGCTGGCCCTGCCGACCGAGGAGGCCGCGACCATCGCCCTGCGGACGCAGCAGATCATCGCCTTTGAAACGGGCGTGGCGGGCGTCGTGGACCCCCTCGCGGGGAGCTACTACGTCGAGAAGCTGACGAACGACATCGAGGCCGCCGCCCTGGGCTACATCGAGCAGATTCGCGCGCTGGGCGGGGTGGAGGCCGGAATCGACCTCGGCTTCTTCCAACTGGAGATGGCCGAGGCCGCCTACCGCTATCAGCGCGAGGTGGAGACGAAGAACCGAATTGTCGTCGGCGTGAACGACTTCGTGCAGGACGCGGTGGAGGTGCCCATCCAGCTTATCGACCCGGAAGTGGAGCGGGTGCAGGAGGCCCGGCTCGCCCAGGTCCGCCGCGAGCGCGACCCGAAGCGGGCCGAGGCCGCCCTGGAGGCCCTGCGCGACGCCGCCGTGACGGGCGCGAACACCATGCCCGCCTTCCTGGAGTGCGCCCACGCCTACACGACGCTCGGCGAGCAGATGGATACCCTCAAGCGGGTGTATGGGGAGTATGTGGAGCCGGTGTTGGTGTAG
- the typA gene encoding translational GTPase TypA translates to MEYRNIAIIAHVDHGKTTLVDGMLKQTLKLGHGEEIAERAMDSNDLEKERGITILAKNTAVEYGGVKINIVDTPGHADFGGEVERVLGMVDGALVLVDAAEGPMPQTRFVLRKAIELGLKPIVVVNKIDRGDARPEEVVNLTFDLMAELGANDDQLDFPILYAVAREGKAYRDLDQPQDDMHELFDMVLKEIPAPKVDLDAPFQMLVTNLDYSEYLGRIVLGRVQRGKLRKGEFVQLMHKDGTMTKTRVVQPFTHLGLRRIEVDEVGAGDIVALAGIEDAQIGETVADLADPEALPIITVDEPTVSMVFQPNTSPFAGKEGKYVTSRHLNDRLKREVMTNVSLKVEEIRPDEFKVSGRGELHLSILLETMRREGYEVQVGAPQVITREIDGVKHEPVEHLVIDVPEYHSSTVIGVLGGRKGQMVNMEPQGSRVRVEFKIPSRALFGFRTQFLSMTQGEGIMSHIFDGYAPWAGDLKTRQNGSLVSMEDGVAFAYSIFKLQDRGSFFIDPSQDVYVGMIVGENAREQDMNVNVCKNKKLTNVRSAGADEALTLTPPKRLSLEDALEYISDDELVELTPQSIRLRKKVLNPSFRK, encoded by the coding sequence ATGGAATACCGCAACATCGCCATCATCGCGCACGTCGACCACGGCAAGACCACGCTCGTGGACGGCATGCTCAAGCAGACCTTGAAGCTCGGCCACGGCGAGGAAATCGCCGAGCGGGCGATGGACTCCAACGACCTCGAAAAGGAACGCGGCATCACCATCCTCGCCAAGAACACGGCGGTGGAATACGGGGGCGTCAAGATCAACATCGTGGACACGCCCGGCCACGCGGACTTCGGCGGTGAGGTGGAGCGCGTCCTCGGCATGGTGGACGGCGCGCTCGTCCTCGTGGACGCGGCGGAGGGGCCGATGCCCCAGACCCGCTTCGTGCTCCGCAAGGCCATCGAACTCGGCCTCAAGCCCATCGTGGTCGTCAACAAGATCGACCGGGGGGACGCGCGGCCCGAGGAGGTCGTCAACCTCACCTTCGACCTGATGGCCGAACTCGGCGCGAACGACGACCAGCTCGACTTCCCGATCCTGTACGCGGTCGCGCGTGAGGGCAAGGCGTACCGCGACCTCGACCAGCCGCAGGACGACATGCACGAGCTGTTCGACATGGTGCTCAAGGAGATTCCTGCCCCGAAGGTGGACCTGGACGCCCCCTTCCAGATGCTCGTGACCAACCTCGACTACTCCGAGTACCTGGGCCGCATCGTGCTGGGACGGGTGCAGCGGGGCAAGCTCAGGAAGGGCGAGTTCGTCCAGCTCATGCACAAGGACGGCACGATGACGAAAACGCGCGTCGTGCAGCCCTTCACGCACCTCGGCCTGCGCCGCATCGAGGTGGACGAGGTGGGGGCCGGGGACATCGTGGCGCTGGCGGGCATCGAGGACGCGCAGATCGGGGAGACGGTGGCCGACCTCGCCGACCCCGAGGCGCTGCCCATCATCACGGTGGACGAGCCGACCGTCTCGATGGTCTTCCAGCCTAACACCTCCCCCTTCGCGGGCAAGGAAGGCAAGTACGTCACCTCCCGCCACCTCAACGACCGCCTCAAGCGCGAGGTCATGACCAACGTGTCGCTCAAGGTCGAGGAGATTCGCCCCGACGAGTTCAAGGTCTCCGGGCGCGGCGAGCTGCACCTCTCGATCCTGCTGGAGACCATGCGCCGCGAGGGCTACGAGGTGCAGGTCGGTGCCCCGCAGGTCATCACGCGCGAGATCGACGGCGTGAAGCACGAGCCGGTCGAGCACCTGGTCATCGACGTGCCCGAGTACCACTCCAGCACCGTGATCGGCGTGCTGGGCGGGCGCAAGGGCCAGATGGTGAACATGGAGCCGCAGGGCAGCCGCGTGCGGGTGGAGTTCAAGATTCCCTCGCGGGCGCTGTTCGGCTTCCGCACGCAGTTCCTGTCCATGACCCAGGGTGAGGGCATCATGAGCCACATCTTCGACGGCTACGCGCCGTGGGCCGGGGACCTCAAGACCCGTCAGAACGGCTCGCTCGTCAGCATGGAGGACGGCGTGGCCTTCGCCTACTCCATCTTCAAGTTGCAGGACCGTGGCTCGTTCTTCATCGACCCCAGCCAGGACGTGTACGTGGGCATGATCGTCGGCGAGAACGCCCGCGAGCAGGACATGAACGTCAACGTCTGCAAGAACAAGAAGCTGACGAACGTGCGCTCGGCGGGAGCCGACGAGGCCCTGACCCTCACGCCGCCCAAGCGCCTGAGCCTCGAAGACGCGCTGGAGTACATCTCCGACGACGAACTCGTGGAGCTGACGCCGCAGAGCATCCGACTGCGGAAGAAGGTGCTGAACCCGAGCTTCAGGAAGTAA
- a CDS encoding DUF1540 domain-containing protein, which translates to MNDMSGMGMQGGGQQSVVSRCDATNCRYNENEQCMAGQIEVGFSGQMAQCMTFSPEDQMGDTQTMSEGMS; encoded by the coding sequence ATGAACGACATGTCTGGAATGGGAATGCAGGGCGGTGGACAGCAGAGCGTCGTGAGCCGGTGTGATGCCACCAACTGCCGCTACAACGAGAACGAGCAGTGCATGGCGGGCCAGATCGAAGTGGGCTTCAGCGGGCAGATGGCCCAGTGCATGACCTTCAGCCCCGAAGACCAGATGGGCGACACCCAGACGATGAGCGAGGGCATGAGCTGA
- a CDS encoding cation diffusion facilitator family transporter, with protein sequence MNRTTRIALGSVVVAAVVLALKFLAYALTGSVALYSDALESVINVAAAVAALVALSVAARPADANHPYGHTKAEYFSAVAEGVLIVLAAVSILLEAVPALLRPEAVDAPLPGLLVNLGASVLNGLWAGVLLREGRARRSPALLADGRHVLSDVVTSAGVLVGVVLAGVTGWAVLDPLLAVLVALNILWSGWSLMRDSVGGLMDAAADPATTARLRQLMSEHAEGALEIHDVRTRHAGRVTFVEFHLVVPGQMTVEEAHLICDRLEDAIKAELEGANVTIHVEPQEKAKHHGVLVL encoded by the coding sequence ATGAACCGCACGACGCGAATCGCGCTGGGGAGCGTGGTGGTGGCCGCCGTCGTGCTGGCTCTGAAGTTCCTCGCCTACGCCCTCACGGGCAGCGTGGCGCTGTACTCCGACGCGCTGGAGAGTGTGATCAACGTGGCCGCCGCCGTCGCCGCGCTCGTGGCGCTGAGTGTGGCGGCGCGGCCCGCCGACGCCAACCACCCCTACGGCCACACGAAGGCCGAGTATTTCAGCGCGGTGGCCGAGGGCGTCCTGATCGTCCTCGCCGCCGTCTCCATCCTGCTGGAGGCCGTGCCCGCCCTGCTGCGGCCCGAGGCAGTGGACGCACCCCTCCCCGGCCTGCTCGTCAACCTCGGCGCGAGCGTGCTCAACGGGCTGTGGGCGGGGGTGCTTCTGCGCGAGGGCCGTGCCCGGCGTTCCCCCGCCCTCCTCGCCGACGGGCGGCACGTCCTGAGCGATGTGGTGACGAGCGCGGGCGTCCTCGTCGGCGTGGTCCTCGCCGGAGTCACGGGCTGGGCGGTGCTGGACCCCCTGCTCGCCGTCCTCGTGGCGCTGAACATCCTGTGGAGTGGCTGGAGCCTGATGCGCGACTCCGTGGGCGGGCTGATGGACGCCGCCGCCGACCCCGCCACCACCGCCCGCTTACGCCAATTGATGAGCGAGCACGCGGAGGGGGCGCTGGAAATCCATGACGTGCGGACGAGACACGCGGGCCGCGTGACTTTCGTGGAGTTCCACCTCGTCGTCCCCGGCCAGATGACGGTGGAGGAGGCGCACCTGATCTGCGACCGCCTGGAGGACGCCATCAAGGCCGAGCTGGAGGGCGCGAACGTGACGATTCACGTGGAGCCGCAGGAGAAGGCGAAGCATCACGGAGTGCTGGTGCTGTGA
- a CDS encoding UvrD-helicase domain-containing protein: MTSAPDLLSQLNENQAQAADHFTGPALVIAGAGSGKTRTLVYRIAHLIGHYGVDPGEILAVTFTNKAAAEMRERAKHLVSGADRLWMSTFHSAGVRILRAYGEHIGLRRGFVIYDDDDQMDILKEVMGSVPGIGPETNPRTLRGILDRAKSNLLTPDDLARSQELYISGIPRESAAEVYRRYESRKKGQNAIDFGDLITETVRLFQEVPGVLDRVQDRARFIHVDEYQDTNKAQYELTRLLANRDRNLLVVGDPDQCLPPGTLVCTPQGERSIEEIAEGDLVCGTGGGENLVPARVTHVKRGHSAGPLWRVSAGGRTLRGTPHHVVLARHEPMAGQWYVYLMYREDRGYRVGLTVGARQNSEGKTDYGYRVRLNQENGDKVWVLRVCESRADAAYWEALYAARYGLPTALFHGVGRNLALSETHLARLFSELDTAGAARRLMADLHLHPDFPHHRPQNGLRRQSVNLIMYSDHRSGLVGYHRVQWSSNRADVAERLTQAGHPVRTNGRGGYRLEVSRKDYTEALEYAGQVARDGGLELQRKAVVDGRMYTFLPLSHLHPGMRVLVQEAGQLREATVESAGQETYDGPVYDLTVSPTHTYVAGGVLVHNSIYKFRGADIQNILDFQKDYPDAKVYMLEHNYRSSARVLNIANKLIENNAERLEKTLRAVKEDGHPVMFHRATDHRAEGDFVAEWLTRLHGEGRPFAEMAILYRTNAQSRVMEESLRRVQIPAKIVGGVGFYDRREIRDILAYARLAINPDDDVALRRIIGRPRRGIGDTALERLMEWARVNGTSILTACANAVERNVLERGGQKAVEFAELMHGMQEAADNYLPAPFLRFVIETSGYLDLLRQEGQEGQVRMENLDELVNAAEEWSQTNEGTIGDFLDDAALLSSVDDMRAKQENRDVPEDAVTLMTLHNAKGLEFPVVFIVGTEEGLLPSKNSLLEAGGIEEERRLFYVGITRAMERLFLTAAQNRMQFGKTNSTEDSRFLEEIEGDFDTVDPYGQVVDYRAKTWKDFRPSTPGRVTPSAVKNTSPMTGGMAYRGGEKVSHPKFGEGQVLAVAGMGERQEVTVHFPSAGTKKLLVKFANLTKHE, translated from the coding sequence GTGACTTCCGCGCCGGACCTTCTTTCACAACTCAACGAGAATCAGGCGCAGGCCGCCGACCACTTCACCGGCCCCGCGCTCGTGATCGCCGGGGCGGGCAGCGGCAAGACCCGCACGCTCGTCTACCGCATCGCTCACCTGATCGGACATTACGGCGTGGACCCCGGCGAGATTCTGGCCGTGACCTTCACGAACAAGGCCGCCGCCGAGATGCGCGAGCGGGCCAAGCATCTGGTCAGTGGCGCGGACCGCCTGTGGATGAGCACCTTCCACAGCGCGGGCGTCCGCATCCTGCGGGCCTACGGCGAGCACATCGGCTTGCGGCGCGGCTTCGTCATCTACGACGACGACGACCAGATGGACATTCTCAAGGAGGTCATGGGCAGCGTGCCCGGCATCGGCCCGGAGACGAACCCACGCACCCTGCGCGGCATCCTCGACCGCGCCAAGAGCAACCTGCTCACGCCCGACGACCTCGCCCGCAGCCAGGAACTGTATATCAGCGGCATCCCGCGCGAGTCCGCCGCCGAGGTCTACCGCCGCTACGAATCGCGGAAGAAGGGCCAGAACGCCATCGATTTCGGCGACCTCATCACCGAGACGGTGCGCTTGTTTCAGGAAGTTCCCGGCGTCCTCGACCGGGTGCAGGACCGCGCCCGCTTCATTCACGTGGACGAGTATCAGGATACGAACAAGGCGCAGTATGAATTGACAAGGTTACTTGCTAATCGGGACCGGAATCTGCTTGTTGTCGGGGACCCCGATCAGTGTCTCCCGCCCGGCACGCTCGTCTGTACGCCGCAGGGGGAACGGTCCATCGAGGAAATCGCGGAGGGCGACCTCGTGTGCGGCACGGGTGGGGGAGAGAACCTCGTGCCTGCCCGCGTCACCCACGTCAAGCGTGGTCATTCGGCTGGGCCGCTGTGGAGAGTTTCGGCAGGTGGGCGCACCCTGCGCGGCACGCCTCACCACGTCGTTCTCGCGCGGCATGAGCCGATGGCGGGCCAATGGTACGTCTACCTGATGTACCGCGAGGACCGGGGCTACCGCGTCGGCCTCACAGTCGGCGCGCGGCAGAACAGCGAGGGCAAGACCGACTATGGCTACCGTGTGCGGCTCAATCAGGAGAACGGGGACAAGGTGTGGGTGCTGCGGGTATGTGAGTCACGGGCCGACGCCGCGTACTGGGAGGCGCTGTACGCCGCCCGCTACGGCCTGCCGACCGCTCTCTTCCACGGGGTCGGTCGGAATCTCGCCCTGAGCGAAACGCACCTCGCCCGCCTTTTCTCCGAACTGGACACGGCGGGCGCGGCCCGGCGGCTCATGGCCGATCTCCACCTCCACCCCGACTTCCCCCACCATCGCCCGCAGAACGGACTGCGGCGGCAGAGCGTGAACCTGATCATGTACTCCGACCATCGGAGCGGTCTGGTCGGCTACCACCGCGTCCAGTGGAGCAGCAACCGCGCAGACGTGGCTGAACGCCTCACCCAGGCCGGGCATCCCGTCCGCACGAACGGGCGCGGCGGCTACCGACTGGAGGTCAGCCGCAAGGATTACACCGAGGCTCTGGAGTATGCCGGGCAGGTGGCGCGCGACGGCGGGCTGGAGTTGCAACGCAAAGCCGTGGTGGACGGGCGGATGTACACCTTCCTCCCCCTCTCGCACCTGCACCCCGGAATGCGCGTCCTCGTGCAGGAAGCCGGGCAACTGCGCGAGGCGACCGTGGAAAGTGCCGGTCAGGAAACTTACGACGGTCCCGTGTACGACCTCACCGTCTCACCCACCCATACCTATGTCGCTGGCGGTGTCCTCGTTCATAACAGCATCTACAAGTTCCGTGGTGCCGATATTCAGAACATCCTCGACTTCCAAAAGGATTACCCCGACGCCAAAGTCTATATGCTCGAACACAACTACCGTTCGAGTGCGCGCGTTCTCAACATTGCCAACAAGCTCATCGAGAACAATGCCGAGCGCCTTGAAAAAACGTTGCGCGCCGTCAAGGAGGACGGGCACCCCGTCATGTTCCACCGGGCGACGGACCACCGGGCGGAGGGCGACTTCGTGGCCGAGTGGCTGACGCGGCTGCACGGCGAGGGGCGGCCCTTCGCGGAGATGGCGATCCTGTACCGCACGAACGCGCAGTCCCGCGTGATGGAGGAGTCGCTGCGGCGGGTGCAGATTCCCGCCAAGATCGTGGGCGGCGTGGGCTTCTACGACCGCCGGGAGATTCGGGACATCCTCGCCTACGCCCGCCTCGCCATCAACCCGGACGACGACGTGGCCCTGCGCCGCATCATCGGGCGGCCCCGGCGCGGCATCGGCGACACGGCGCTGGAGCGGCTGATGGAGTGGGCGCGGGTGAACGGCACGTCCATCCTGACCGCGTGCGCGAACGCTGTCGAGCGCAACGTTCTGGAGCGGGGTGGGCAGAAGGCGGTGGAGTTCGCCGAACTCATGCACGGGATGCAAGAGGCCGCCGACAACTACCTCCCCGCGCCGTTCCTGCGCTTCGTGATCGAGACGAGCGGCTACCTCGACCTGCTGCGCCAGGAAGGACAGGAGGGGCAGGTGCGGATGGAGAACCTCGACGAACTCGTCAACGCCGCCGAGGAGTGGTCGCAGACGAACGAGGGCACCATCGGGGACTTCCTCGATGACGCCGCCCTGCTCTCCAGCGTGGACGACATGCGGGCGAAACAGGAGAACAGGGACGTGCCGGAAGACGCCGTGACCCTGATGACCCTGCACAACGCGAAGGGGCTGGAGTTCCCGGTCGTCTTTATCGTGGGCACGGAGGAGGGCCTGCTCCCCAGCAAAAACTCGCTGCTGGAGGCGGGCGGCATCGAGGAGGAGCGGCGACTCTTCTACGTCGGTATCACGCGGGCGATGGAGAGGTTGTTCCTCACCGCCGCGCAGAACCGGATGCAGTTCGGCAAGACGAACAGCACCGAGGACAGCCGTTTTCTGGAGGAGATCGAGGGCGACTTCGACACGGTGGACCCCTACGGGCAGGTCGTGGACTACCGCGCGAAGACGTGGAAGGACTTCCGCCCGTCCACGCCGGGCCGGGTCACGCCCAGCGCCGTCAAGAACACCAGCCCGATGACGGGGGGCATGGCCTACCGGGGTGGCGAGAAGGTCTCACACCCCAAGTTCGGGGAGGGGCAGGTCCTCGCGGTGGCGGGCATGGGCGAGCGCCAGGAAGTGACGGTGCATTTCCCGTCGGCTGGCACGAAGAAGCTGCTCGTGAAGTTTGCGAATTTGACGAAGCACGAATGA
- a CDS encoding NUDIX domain-containing protein: MTDIRIPLGGLKFSVRVAILCVRGDRLLVNTVRGLGFGFLPGGALSVEEDAASCAAREWLEETGTPPGPLRLVGVLENFFGPPEKRQHEIGFYFRMEAPPELPEEPFTVLDNADVTCEWIPLADLATLPVYPLAVAEFLSAGTGEVRHLVERG, translated from the coding sequence GTGACCGACATCCGCATTCCCCTCGGCGGCCTCAAGTTCAGCGTCCGCGTCGCCATCCTGTGCGTGCGGGGGGACAGGCTGCTCGTGAATACGGTCCGGGGCCTCGGCTTCGGCTTCCTGCCGGGCGGTGCCCTGAGTGTGGAGGAGGACGCCGCGAGCTGCGCCGCCCGCGAGTGGCTGGAGGAAACGGGCACCCCGCCCGGCCCGCTGCGCCTCGTCGGCGTGCTGGAGAACTTCTTCGGTCCACCCGAGAAGCGGCAGCACGAGATCGGCTTCTACTTCCGCATGGAGGCCCCGCCCGAGTTGCCCGAAGAACCGTTCACCGTGCTCGACAATGCCGACGTGACGTGCGAGTGGATACCGCTCGCGGACCTTGCGACCCTCCCCGTCTACCCGCTCGCGGTGGCCGAGTTCCTGAGCGCCGGGACGGGGGAGGTGCGGCATCTGGTGGAACGGGGGTGA